One Gossypium hirsutum isolate 1008001.06 chromosome A11, Gossypium_hirsutum_v2.1, whole genome shotgun sequence genomic window carries:
- the LOC107911870 gene encoding tubulin alpha-3 chain, with protein MREIISVHIGQAGIQVGNSCWELYCLEHVIHPDGTMPSDTSMGVAHDAFNTFFSETGSGKHVPRAVFVDLEPTVIDEVRTGPYRQLFHPEQLISGKEDAANNFARGHYTIGKEIVDLCLDRVRKLADNCTGLQGFMVFNAVGGGTGSGLGSLLLERLSVDYGKKSKLGFTIYPSPQVSTAVVEPYNSVLSTHSLLEHTDVAVLLDNEAIYDICRRSLDIERPTYTNLNRLISQTISSLTTSLRFDGAINVDITEFQTNLVPYPRIHFMLSSYAPVISAEKAYHEQISVPEITNAVFEPSSMMAKCDPRHGKYMACCLMYRGDVVPKDVNAAVATIKTKRTVQFVDWCPTGFKCGINYQPPAVVPGGDLAKVQRAVCMISNNTAVAEVFARIDHKFDLMYSKRAFVHWYVGEGMEEGEFSEAREDLAALEKDYEEVGAEGGDDEEEGEEY; from the coding sequence ATGAGAGAGATTATTAGCGTCCACATTGGCCAAGCTGGGATTCAGGTTGGGAATTCATGCTGGGAGCTTTACTGTCTTGAACATGTAATCCACCCCGATGGAACAATGCCGAGCGACACCTCAATGGGCGTCGCACACGATGCTTTCAACACTTTCTTCAGCGAAACGGGTTCGGGAAAGCATGTGCCTAGAGCTGTCTTTGTTGATCTGGAACCCACTGTTATCGATGAAGTCCGGACCGGCCCTTATCGCCAACTTTTCCACCCTGAGCAGCTTATTTCCGGCAAGGAAGATGCTGCTAATAATTTTGCCAGAGGCCACTATACAATTGGGAAGGAAATTGTGGATCTCTGCCTAGATCGAGTTAGGAAGTTAGCTGATAACTGCACTGGTCTGCAAGGCTTTATGGTGTTCAATGCTGTCGGCGGTGGAACCGGTTCTGGTCTTGGATCTTTGTTGTTGGAGCGCTTGTCGGTGGAttatggaaagaaatcaaagctCGGGTTCACCATCTATCCTTCTCCTCAGGTCTCAACTGCAGTTGTGGAGCCTTACAATAGTGTTCTGTCCACTCATTCCCTTCTTGAGCACACAGATGTGGCCGTGCTCTTGGACAATGAAGCAATTTACGACATATGCCGGAGATCCCTCGATATCGAGAGGCCAACTTACACCAATTTGAACAGGCTGATTTCTCAAACCATATCGTCCTTGACGACTTCTTTAAGGTTTGATGGAGCCATTAATGTAGACATTACAGAGTTCCAAACCAATCTTGTGCCATATCCTCGGATCCATTTCATGCTCTCTTCTTATGCGCCTGTTATCTCAGCTGAGAAAGCATACCATGAACAGATATCAGTTCCTGAGATCACAAACGCTGTGTTTGAGCCCTCAAGCATGATGGCTAAGTGCGATCCAAGGCATGGCAAGTACATGGCTTGCTGCCTGATGTATCGAGGAGATGTGGTGCCCAAGGATGTGAATGCTGCTGTCGCTACCATCAAAACGAAGAGGACCGTGCAGTTTGTTGACTGGTGCCCAACTGGTTTCAAATGCGGTATTAACTATCAGCCCCCAGCTGTTGTCCCTGGAGGTGATCTTGCTAAGGTGCAGCGAGCTGTTTGTATGATAAGCAATAACACAGCAGTGGCAGAGGTGTTTGCACGCATTGACCACAAGTTTGATCTGATGTACTCGAAGAGAGCTTTTGTGCATTGGTATGTTGGAGAGGGCATGGAAGAAGGTGAATTCTCGGAAGCCCGTGAGGATCTGGCTGCTCTTGAGAAGGATTATGAAGAAGTTGGTGCTGAAGGTGGAGATGATGAAGAGGAAGGTGAAGAATATTGA